Part of the Calditerrivibrio sp. genome is shown below.
GGTATCAAACTTGCTGTTTTTACAAACAGGGGCACATCCCTTAACTATCTTTTAAAACATTTTGAAATGCAGCAATACTTCGATTACACCGTGAACTCCATTGATTTGGAAAAACCAAAACCAGATCCGGAAGGTCTTTTTAAAATATATAGTTTCTTTAGCTTAACCAACAAAGATGCTTTGTTTATAGGTGACTCTATGAATGATTATCTGCCAGCCAAAGCAACAGAAACAGATTTTGTCTCCTATAGAGTAAAACTTGATAATTCTCCGGTAATGGATGATCATCTCGAAGTGGAGAGGTTTATATGATCTATGAGTTCAATTACTCCGTAAACTACAGGGATGCAGATGCTTCAAGATATTTAAGAATAGATGCTCTTGTTTCCCTTCTACAGGAGTCAGCAATCCTACATTCAGAACTTATTGGTTTTGATGCTGATTATATGTACAAACATAGCTGCGCCTGGATGCTGAATAAGTTTGCCATAGTAATTTATGAATACCCATTTCTTAGGGATCAAATAACTATAAAAACCTGGTCAAGGGGTCTAAAATCTTTTAGAGCTTTCAGAGATTTTGAGGTGTTTAAAGGTGATAAGCTCATAGCCCATGCAACATCGTATTGGTTTTTTATTGATACAACTAAAAAAAGAGTCATAAAAGTACCGGAAGAAGTGCAAAAAATGTACGGTTACCATGACATCACCACAGGTGTTATAATTGATGACTCGGAACCTACAAATATCGATGATTTTTTCTTTGAAAAAAACCATATAATAAGGTACAGTGATATAGATAGCAATGGACATCTTAACAATGTAGCATATTTGAATATGCTTGAAGATACAATAAAAAACAGTGGAACAAACAGTAGGATCAAAGAATACTATATCTCCTTTAAAAAAGAGATAGTCTATGATAGCAATGAAATTAGTGTTTCTATTTTAAAGGCCACAGAAAAAAGATATTTTTTCTATTTTAACAAGGATGCAGAGATCTACGCCCAGGGAGTTGTTAATCTTTACTGATACTATTTAGATCTATCTTAAATGTTGGTATGTCTCCTATGATAAGATTTTTTAAGTTTTCAAAGGAT
Proteins encoded:
- a CDS encoding HAD family hydrolase, whose product is MNKKLVIYDCDGVLFDSYNAVMAYYDFICEVFGVKKIDRNDKILVEAAMTKTNEEIIRLLTDDKEKVAQILEYAKKQNFMKFLDLMVPMPNIYKALKLLKSKGIKLAVFTNRGTSLNYLLKHFEMQQYFDYTVNSIDLEKPKPDPEGLFKIYSFFSLTNKDALFIGDSMNDYLPAKATETDFVSYRVKLDNSPVMDDHLEVERFI
- a CDS encoding thioesterase, giving the protein MIYEFNYSVNYRDADASRYLRIDALVSLLQESAILHSELIGFDADYMYKHSCAWMLNKFAIVIYEYPFLRDQITIKTWSRGLKSFRAFRDFEVFKGDKLIAHATSYWFFIDTTKKRVIKVPEEVQKMYGYHDITTGVIIDDSEPTNIDDFFFEKNHIIRYSDIDSNGHLNNVAYLNMLEDTIKNSGTNSRIKEYYISFKKEIVYDSNEISVSILKATEKRYFFYFNKDAEIYAQGVVNLY